In Streptomyces sp. NBC_00414, a single window of DNA contains:
- a CDS encoding glycoside hydrolase family 15 protein, whose amino-acid sequence MSEASAHQDPPPSGHYLPIADHGLIGDLRTVALVGTNGTIDWYCCPSFDAPSVFASILDADRGGSFELAAAVPARTKQFYFPDTNVLLTRFFTEDGVGEIQDFMPVDSEGDAIEADRHRLIRRVLCVRGSIPFHARVAPRFDYAAQPHTARVHDDMVVFESADLSLALTSTEPLECDGLDATANFKLQEGESAVFALDQVSGDMEPRCCPRAEAEELFGATVAFWRNWLTASQYRGRWREMVHRSALTLKLLTYAPTGAIVAAATTSLPEQLGGERNWDYRYVWVRDAAFCVYALLRLGFTSEAKSFMAFTARHISPGDGRPAGPLQIMYGIDGRTDLSERELAHLEGYQGSAPVRIGNAAADQLQLDIYGALIDSVYLYDKWAQPISSDQWDDICALVEWVCDHWDQPDEGVWETRGGRKNFLYSRLMCWVAIERAIRLATRRGLPADILRWRGARDTIYRRIMDRCWSPTRQAFVQHEDDDVLDAAVLMMPLAKFISPTDPKWLSTLDALTEDLVSDSLVYRYDPKASPDGLQGEEGTFSICSFWYVEALTRAGRLDEARLAFEKMLTYANHLGLYAEEISHTGEQQGNFPQAFTHLALISAAFNLDKALG is encoded by the coding sequence ATGTCCGAGGCATCCGCTCACCAGGACCCACCGCCATCCGGCCACTACCTCCCGATCGCCGACCACGGCCTGATCGGCGACCTGCGCACCGTCGCCCTGGTCGGCACCAACGGCACGATCGACTGGTACTGCTGCCCCTCCTTCGACGCGCCGAGCGTCTTCGCCTCGATCCTCGACGCGGACCGGGGCGGCTCGTTCGAACTGGCGGCCGCCGTACCGGCCCGGACCAAGCAGTTCTACTTCCCGGACACCAACGTCCTGCTCACCCGCTTCTTCACCGAGGACGGCGTGGGCGAGATCCAGGACTTCATGCCGGTGGACAGCGAAGGCGACGCGATCGAGGCGGACCGGCACCGGCTGATCCGGCGCGTGCTGTGCGTCCGCGGCTCGATCCCCTTCCACGCGCGCGTGGCACCCCGGTTCGACTACGCGGCGCAGCCGCACACCGCCCGCGTCCACGACGACATGGTGGTCTTCGAGTCCGCGGACCTGTCGCTCGCCCTGACCTCCACCGAGCCGCTCGAATGCGACGGGCTCGACGCGACGGCGAACTTCAAACTCCAGGAGGGCGAGTCGGCGGTGTTCGCCCTCGACCAGGTCAGCGGCGACATGGAGCCCCGCTGCTGCCCACGCGCCGAGGCGGAGGAGCTGTTCGGCGCGACCGTGGCGTTCTGGCGGAACTGGCTGACCGCCTCCCAGTACCGCGGCCGGTGGCGGGAGATGGTGCACCGCTCCGCGCTGACCCTCAAACTGCTCACCTACGCGCCGACCGGCGCGATCGTGGCCGCGGCGACGACCAGCCTGCCCGAACAGCTGGGCGGCGAACGGAACTGGGACTACCGGTACGTGTGGGTCCGCGACGCCGCCTTCTGTGTGTACGCACTCCTGCGACTGGGGTTCACCAGCGAGGCCAAGTCGTTCATGGCGTTCACGGCCAGGCACATCAGCCCCGGCGACGGCCGCCCCGCGGGCCCACTGCAGATCATGTACGGCATCGACGGCCGCACCGACCTGTCCGAACGGGAACTGGCCCACCTGGAGGGCTACCAGGGCTCCGCCCCCGTCCGGATCGGCAACGCGGCGGCCGACCAGCTCCAGCTGGACATCTACGGCGCCCTCATCGACTCGGTCTACCTCTACGACAAATGGGCCCAGCCGATCTCCAGCGACCAGTGGGACGACATCTGCGCCCTGGTCGAGTGGGTCTGCGACCACTGGGACCAGCCCGACGAGGGAGTCTGGGAGACCCGCGGCGGCCGTAAGAACTTCCTCTACTCCCGGCTCATGTGCTGGGTGGCGATCGAGCGGGCGATCAGGCTGGCCACCCGCCGGGGCCTGCCCGCGGACATCCTGCGCTGGCGCGGCGCCCGCGACACGATCTACCGGCGGATCATGGACCGCTGCTGGTCACCGACGCGGCAGGCGTTCGTCCAGCACGAGGACGACGACGTCCTGGACGCCGCGGTGCTCATGATGCCGCTGGCCAAGTTCATCTCGCCCACCGACCCGAAGTGGCTCTCCACACTCGACGCGCTCACCGAGGATCTGGTCTCCGACTCACTGGTCTACCGCTACGACCCGAAGGCGAGCCCCGACGGCCTGCAGGGCGAGGAGGGCACCTTCTCGATCTGCTCCTTCTGGTACGTCGAGGCGCTGACCCGGGCCGGCCGGCTCGACGAGGCACGGCTGGCCTTCGAGAAGATGCTCACCTACGCCAACCACCTCGGTCTGTACGCCGAGGAGATCAGCCACACCGGCGAACAACAGGGCAACTTCCCCCAGGCCTTCACCCACCTGGCCCTGATCAGCGCTGCCTTCAACCTGGACAAGGCCCTGGGCTGA
- a CDS encoding sulfite exporter TauE/SafE family protein: MNTMTLWNITPWEFAALAAAALLVGFSKTAVSGANTVSLAIFAAVLPAKASTGVLLPILIVGDVLAVLTYRRHAHWPTLWKLFPAVAAGVVVGTVFLVWADDAMVRTSIGAILLLMAGVTMWRRRKAETDEEPDSVATRTGRIKARSYGVLGGFTTMVANAGGPVMSMYLLSAGFRKLGFLGTSAFFFLIVNVSKVPFSVGLGLIDGHSLLLDAALAAFVLPGALIGKWAVNRINQRLFERLVIAATVVGGLQLLLR, encoded by the coding sequence ATGAACACGATGACGCTCTGGAACATCACTCCCTGGGAGTTCGCCGCCCTCGCCGCCGCGGCCCTGCTCGTCGGCTTCTCCAAGACCGCCGTGAGCGGGGCCAACACCGTCAGCCTCGCGATCTTCGCGGCGGTCCTGCCGGCCAAGGCGTCCACGGGGGTGCTGCTGCCCATCCTGATCGTCGGGGACGTACTCGCGGTACTCACCTATCGGCGGCACGCGCACTGGCCGACCCTGTGGAAACTGTTCCCGGCGGTCGCCGCGGGGGTGGTCGTCGGCACGGTGTTCCTGGTATGGGCCGACGACGCGATGGTACGGACGTCGATCGGCGCCATCCTCCTGCTGATGGCCGGGGTCACGATGTGGCGCCGCCGGAAGGCAGAGACGGACGAGGAACCCGACTCGGTGGCCACGCGGACCGGCCGGATCAAGGCCCGCTCCTACGGAGTGCTGGGCGGCTTCACCACGATGGTCGCCAACGCGGGCGGCCCGGTGATGTCGATGTACCTCCTCTCCGCGGGCTTCCGAAAGCTCGGCTTCCTGGGCACCTCGGCCTTCTTCTTCCTGATCGTCAACGTCTCCAAGGTCCCCTTCAGCGTCGGCCTCGGCCTGATCGACGGCCACTCGCTGCTGCTGGACGCGGCCCTGGCCGCGTTCGTCCTCCCGGGCGCCCTCATCGGCAAATGGGCGGTGAACCGCATCAACCAACGCCTGTTCGAACGCCTGGTGATCGCAGCCACGGTAGTGGGCGGCCTGCAACTGCTCCTGCGCTGA
- a CDS encoding alpha/beta hydrolase has translation MADSREHTLTGTRSSITAREWPRERPRYVALLVHGYGEHIGRYEYVADVLHGQGAAVFGPDHMGHGKSGGERVLVEDFEDVVSDVHAVESVARDAYPGVPVVLIGHSMGGLVAARHAQRYGDGLAALVLSGPVIGHWEPLHQLLALDPLPEVPIDPTALSRDPAVGRAYAADPLVWHGPFKRPTLEAFVRTLETISKSGDVGTLPLLWLHGDDDRIVPLPASRAGVEELRGAEWSERIYAGAQHEVFNETVKDTVLADLTRFVDGVLARGHHS, from the coding sequence ATGGCCGACTCCCGCGAGCACACCCTCACGGGCACCCGGAGCAGCATCACCGCACGCGAGTGGCCACGGGAACGGCCGCGGTACGTGGCGCTGCTGGTCCACGGATACGGCGAGCACATCGGCCGTTACGAGTACGTCGCGGACGTGCTGCACGGGCAGGGCGCGGCGGTGTTCGGCCCCGACCACATGGGGCACGGGAAGTCGGGCGGCGAGCGGGTGCTGGTCGAGGACTTCGAGGACGTGGTGAGCGACGTCCACGCGGTGGAGTCGGTGGCCCGGGACGCGTACCCGGGTGTGCCGGTCGTGCTGATCGGCCACTCCATGGGCGGCCTCGTCGCCGCGCGGCACGCCCAGCGGTACGGGGACGGGCTGGCCGCGCTCGTCCTGTCGGGGCCGGTGATCGGCCACTGGGAGCCGCTCCATCAGCTGCTCGCGCTCGATCCGCTGCCGGAGGTCCCGATCGACCCGACGGCGCTCTCGCGCGATCCGGCGGTCGGCCGGGCGTACGCGGCGGATCCGCTGGTCTGGCACGGGCCCTTCAAGCGCCCCACGCTGGAGGCGTTCGTCCGCACCCTGGAGACCATCTCCAAGAGCGGTGACGTGGGGACGCTCCCGCTGCTGTGGCTGCACGGGGACGACGACCGGATCGTGCCGCTGCCCGCCAGCCGGGCGGGCGTCGAGGAGCTGCGCGGCGCCGAGTGGAGCGAGCGGATCTATGCGGGCGCTCAGCACGAGGTGTTCAACGAGACGGTCAAGGACACGGTCCTCGCGGACCTGACACGCTTCGTGGACGGCGTGCTCGCGCGGGGACACCACTCGTAG
- a CDS encoding DUF3140 domain-containing protein — translation MADALELDALWAEFHRVVNMTSQELAAWLRVNDAAGESVDPPEHAGAPTGEHVLAILQKRRIDLTEEDLDVMYEVVDTVTAETGPERESKDASDAESEAAETRRRHRLMTLGHDPSRPPG, via the coding sequence ATGGCCGACGCCCTCGAACTCGACGCGCTGTGGGCCGAGTTCCACCGCGTGGTGAACATGACCTCGCAGGAGCTGGCCGCCTGGCTGCGGGTGAACGACGCGGCCGGGGAGTCGGTGGACCCGCCCGAGCACGCGGGTGCGCCGACGGGCGAGCATGTGCTGGCCATCCTGCAGAAGCGCCGTATCGACCTCACCGAGGAGGACCTCGACGTGATGTACGAGGTCGTGGACACCGTCACGGCGGAGACCGGCCCCGAGCGTGAGTCGAAGGACGCGTCCGACGCCGAATCCGAGGCCGCGGAGACCCGTCGCCGGCATCGGCTGATGACTCTGGGCCACGATCCGAGCAGGCCCCCGGGATGA
- a CDS encoding SDR family NAD(P)-dependent oxidoreductase: MSSVVVIGGTAGIGHAIARARAERGDEVVLTGRDAHRADTVAKEIGAHGLALDLSRPREIASALTGVERVDHLVLAGISRDSNTVTEYDIEAALHLVTLKLVGYTEVVHTLVPRMTEKSAVVVFGGQAKERPYPGATTVATVNAGVTGLVRTLAVELAPIRVNAVHPGIVGDSPFWADKPAEVLEDYRAQTPTGRLARMRDVVDAVDLLLGNAAVNGVNLAVDGGWTLR, from the coding sequence ATGAGCAGTGTTGTCGTCATCGGCGGTACGGCCGGAATCGGACACGCGATCGCCCGCGCCCGGGCGGAACGCGGTGACGAGGTCGTCCTCACCGGCCGCGACGCCCACCGGGCCGACACGGTGGCCAAGGAGATCGGCGCGCACGGCCTCGCCCTGGACCTCTCCCGGCCGCGGGAGATCGCATCCGCGCTGACCGGCGTCGAGCGGGTCGATCACCTCGTCCTCGCCGGTATCTCGCGCGACAGCAACACCGTCACCGAGTACGACATCGAGGCCGCGCTGCACCTCGTGACCCTCAAGCTCGTCGGCTACACCGAGGTCGTCCACACACTGGTGCCGCGGATGACCGAGAAGAGTGCCGTCGTCGTCTTCGGCGGGCAGGCCAAGGAGCGGCCCTACCCCGGCGCCACGACGGTCGCGACGGTGAACGCGGGCGTCACCGGCCTGGTGCGCACCCTCGCCGTCGAACTCGCCCCGATCCGCGTCAACGCCGTCCATCCGGGCATCGTCGGAGACAGCCCGTTCTGGGCGGACAAGCCCGCCGAGGTGCTGGAGGACTACCGGGCCCAGACGCCCACAGGACGGCTCGCGCGCATGCGGGACGTCGTGGACGCGGTGGACCTCCTGCTCGGCAACGCGGCCGTCAACGGCGTCAACCTCGCGGTGGACGGCGGGTGGACCCTGCGCTGA
- a CDS encoding cupin domain-containing protein yields MTHHVIRRAADATFAAPPQLPFSSSGFTRRTVVGEEDGSVHTGFGVCELTPDGTIGAHVHSYEESFHLLSGTVILDTPEGSYLLEEGDYGLLPTGVPHAWRGGGDTVARWADMLAPVPRARYGHDTQALHALPAPPGREPVRIDVRDPRTRSFGHFEAAQMDPGKQSQDLLAVSASMRTALLVYSGITVKMMVDADLGAVASTMFMVRYASDGVAGAHDHPFEETYLIVEGAVDATFDGERYRLGVGDAAWAGAGCVHGFTNAGTGPVRWLETQAPQPPSRHSYRFARDWDHLRDVLDTPDAGEEKS; encoded by the coding sequence ATGACGCACCACGTGATCAGGCGGGCGGCGGACGCCACGTTCGCCGCCCCGCCCCAACTGCCCTTCAGCAGCAGCGGATTCACCCGGCGGACCGTGGTCGGCGAGGAGGACGGCTCCGTACACACCGGCTTCGGGGTCTGCGAACTGACGCCGGACGGGACGATCGGCGCCCACGTCCACTCGTACGAGGAGTCCTTCCACCTGCTCTCCGGGACCGTGATCCTCGATACGCCCGAGGGCTCGTACCTTCTCGAAGAGGGCGACTACGGGCTGCTGCCGACGGGCGTCCCGCACGCCTGGCGCGGCGGCGGGGACACCGTCGCCCGCTGGGCGGACATGCTCGCGCCGGTGCCGAGAGCCCGCTACGGCCACGACACCCAGGCCTTGCACGCCCTCCCGGCCCCGCCCGGCCGCGAGCCGGTCCGCATCGACGTGCGCGACCCCCGGACCCGCTCCTTCGGGCATTTCGAGGCCGCCCAGATGGACCCGGGAAAGCAGTCCCAGGACCTCCTGGCGGTGTCGGCCAGTATGCGCACCGCGCTGCTCGTCTACAGCGGGATCACCGTGAAGATGATGGTGGACGCGGACCTGGGCGCCGTCGCCTCGACGATGTTCATGGTCCGGTACGCGTCCGACGGCGTCGCGGGCGCGCACGACCACCCCTTCGAGGAGACGTACCTGATCGTCGAGGGAGCCGTGGACGCCACCTTCGACGGCGAGCGGTACCGGCTCGGCGTGGGCGACGCAGCCTGGGCGGGCGCCGGTTGCGTCCACGGCTTCACCAACGCCGGTACGGGGCCGGTGCGTTGGCTGGAGACACAGGCGCCGCAGCCCCCGTCACGCCACTCCTACCGGTTCGCCCGCGACTGGGACCACCTGCGCGACGTACTGGACACACCGGACGCAGGGGAGGAGAAGTCATGA
- a CDS encoding amidohydrolase family protein: protein MTNRMLLRSGHVLSMDPAIGDLPGGDVLIEDGRIAAVAHDISADAEVLDMTGRVLVPGFVDTHRHTWEASIRGCAPDATLDDYFVEVLDTYAPVYGPEDVYAGNLAGSLECLNAGITTLVDWSHINNTPEHPDAAVQALTETGIRAQYAYGSANTSLADYWYESKIAIPGDDVRRVRERHFSSDEGLLTMGLATRGPGFCINDVVESEWRLARELGIPITVHAGMGRLAGRFGMVKQLHGLGLLGPDTTYVHCCYFSEEEWRMVADSGGTVSIAPQVETQMGHGWPPVMKAIEYGLRPSLSIDVVTTVPGDMFTQIRAAFGAERARVNAECWQADSPVPETMLTARRMLEIATVDGAHVAGLEARTGSLTPGKRADVVAIDATALNVAPLIDPVAAVTLSADVSNVETVIVDGVVRKRDGKLLADVGRARRLVEESRDRLTEAARAREERQA from the coding sequence ATGACCAACCGAATGCTCCTGCGCTCGGGCCACGTGCTCTCGATGGATCCCGCCATCGGGGACCTGCCCGGCGGTGACGTCCTGATCGAGGACGGGCGGATCGCCGCGGTCGCGCACGACATCAGCGCGGACGCGGAGGTGCTCGACATGACGGGCCGCGTCCTCGTGCCGGGCTTCGTCGACACCCACCGGCACACCTGGGAGGCGTCCATCCGCGGCTGCGCGCCCGACGCCACACTCGACGACTACTTCGTGGAGGTCCTGGACACCTACGCGCCCGTCTACGGCCCCGAGGACGTGTACGCGGGCAACCTGGCGGGCTCGCTTGAGTGCCTGAACGCCGGCATCACGACCCTTGTCGACTGGTCCCACATCAACAACACCCCCGAGCACCCGGACGCGGCGGTGCAGGCCCTCACCGAGACCGGCATCCGCGCCCAGTACGCGTACGGCAGCGCCAACACCTCGCTCGCCGACTACTGGTACGAGAGCAAGATCGCGATACCCGGCGACGACGTACGCAGGGTCCGCGAGCGGCATTTCTCCTCCGACGAGGGCCTGTTGACCATGGGCCTCGCCACCCGCGGACCCGGCTTCTGCATCAACGACGTCGTCGAGTCCGAATGGCGCCTCGCGCGCGAACTGGGCATCCCCATCACCGTGCACGCGGGCATGGGACGGCTGGCCGGCCGCTTCGGAATGGTGAAACAGCTCCACGGCCTCGGCCTGCTCGGCCCCGACACCACCTATGTGCACTGCTGCTACTTCAGTGAGGAGGAGTGGCGGATGGTCGCCGACAGCGGCGGCACGGTGTCCATCGCCCCGCAGGTGGAGACGCAGATGGGGCACGGCTGGCCGCCCGTGATGAAGGCGATCGAGTACGGTCTGAGGCCCTCCCTGAGCATCGACGTCGTCACCACCGTGCCCGGCGACATGTTCACCCAGATCCGTGCCGCCTTCGGCGCCGAGCGTGCCCGCGTGAACGCCGAGTGCTGGCAGGCCGACAGCCCCGTCCCCGAAACGATGTTGACGGCACGTCGGATGCTGGAGATCGCGACGGTCGACGGCGCCCATGTCGCGGGACTCGAAGCCCGGACCGGTTCGCTGACCCCCGGCAAGCGCGCCGACGTCGTGGCGATCGACGCGACGGCGCTCAACGTCGCGCCGCTCATCGACCCGGTGGCCGCCGTGACCCTGAGCGCGGACGTCTCCAACGTCGAGACCGTCATCGTCGACGGCGTCGTCCGCAAGCGCGACGGCAAACTGCTCGCCGACGTCGGGCGGGCCCGGCGCCTGGTCGAGGAGTCCCGCGACCGCCTCACCGAGGCGGCCCGGGCGCGCGAAGAGCGCCAGGCATGA
- a CDS encoding alpha-ketoacid dehydrogenase subunit beta: MADVITYRQAVAEGIAREMRRDPAVVCLGEDIGAAGGVFKTTAGLHEEFGPRRVWDTPISEQAIVGAAMGAAMTGMRPVAEVMFSDFLACCWDYLANEIPKVRYMTGGQVTVPLVVRTANGGGLGFGAQHSQATENWALTVPGLKIAAPATPADVIGMMAAAVRSDDPVVFFEHKGLLATKGPPAPPDHVVELGHAAVVREGEDVTLVALASMVPLALTAAERLAEEGIDAEVIDLRCLVPLDAMTVLGSLAKTSRLVTVEENPYQGGWGGTLVSIVADEGFALLDAPVRRVAAACVPLPFADVLEREVVPTVDKVVAKVRDLSAY; encoded by the coding sequence GTGGCGGACGTGATCACCTACCGGCAGGCCGTCGCCGAGGGCATCGCGCGGGAGATGCGACGCGATCCCGCGGTGGTGTGCCTCGGGGAGGACATCGGCGCTGCGGGCGGGGTGTTCAAGACGACGGCCGGTCTGCACGAGGAGTTCGGGCCGCGGCGGGTGTGGGACACGCCGATCTCCGAACAGGCCATCGTCGGGGCGGCGATGGGCGCCGCGATGACCGGGATGCGCCCCGTCGCGGAGGTCATGTTCTCCGACTTCCTGGCCTGTTGCTGGGACTACCTCGCCAACGAGATCCCCAAGGTGCGGTACATGACGGGCGGTCAGGTCACCGTGCCGCTGGTGGTGCGGACGGCCAACGGCGGCGGCCTCGGCTTCGGCGCGCAGCACTCCCAGGCCACCGAGAACTGGGCGCTGACCGTCCCCGGGCTGAAGATCGCGGCACCGGCCACGCCCGCCGACGTGATCGGCATGATGGCGGCGGCCGTCCGCAGCGACGACCCCGTGGTCTTCTTCGAGCACAAGGGGCTGCTCGCCACCAAGGGACCGCCCGCGCCGCCGGACCACGTCGTCGAACTGGGACACGCGGCCGTCGTGCGCGAGGGCGAGGACGTCACCCTCGTGGCCCTCGCCTCGATGGTGCCCCTGGCGCTCACCGCCGCCGAGCGGCTGGCCGAGGAGGGCATCGACGCGGAGGTGATCGACCTGCGCTGCCTCGTGCCGCTCGACGCGATGACCGTGCTCGGCTCCCTCGCCAAGACCTCACGGCTCGTGACCGTCGAGGAGAACCCCTACCAGGGCGGCTGGGGCGGCACGCTCGTGTCGATCGTCGCCGACGAGGGATTCGCCCTCCTCGACGCGCCCGTACGCAGGGTCGCCGCCGCGTGCGTGCCGCTGCCGTTCGCGGACGTGCTCGAAAGGGAGGTCGTCCCGACCGTCGACAAGGTCGTGGCGAAGGTCCGCGACCTCAGTGCGTACTGA